From the genome of Delphinus delphis chromosome 8, mDelDel1.2, whole genome shotgun sequence, one region includes:
- the LOC132430317 gene encoding olfactory receptor 5AN6-like produces MGAEFGQNRDFKTRAGGRNNTTGTKFILLGFSDSPKLKIGLFSVFLGTYLLTVAWNLGFIILIRMDSSIHTPMYFFLSSLSLSFLDFCYVTSTTPKMLSDFFRKPEFISFMGCTMQYFFFASLGLTECCLLAAKAYDGYVAVCNPLLYTGIMSPTLCVQVVVGAYIVGFSGSLIQLCALLQLHFCGPNGINHFCDLPQLLVLSCSETFLLQVIKFLIGVIFGVASVLIIVISYGYIPATILKISSVEGRAKDFNTCASHLAAVTFFFGSELFVRMHPSTDHSLGYDKMAWAMTRWL; encoded by the coding sequence GGACTTCAAGACAAGGGCTGGAGGAAGGAACAATACAACAGGCACCAAATTTATCCTCTTGGGATTCTCAGATTCTCCCAAGCTCAAGATTGGTCTCTTTTCAGTGTTCTTGGGGACTTACCTCTTGACAGTGGCCTGGAACCTGGGTTTCATTATCCTGATTAGGATGGACTCCTCCATACATACACCCATGTACTTCTTCCTCAGCAGCTTATCTTTATCCTTCTTAGATTTCTGCTATGTTACTTCTACAACACCCAAAATGCTCTCAGACTTCTTCCGGAAGCCTGAATTCATCTCCTTTATGGGATGCACCATGCAATACTTCTTTTTCGCTAGCCTGGGTCTGACGGAATGCTGTCTCCTGGCAGCGAAGGCTTATGATGGCTATGTTGCTGTTTGTAATCCTCTGCTCTACACAGGTATCATGTCCCCCACCCTCTGTGTGCAGGTGGTGGTTGGAGCGTATATAGTTGGATTCTCTGGCTCATTGATCCAACTGTGTGCTTTACTTCAGCTCCATTTCTGTGGACCAAATGGTATCAATCACTTCTGTGACCTGCCTCAATTATTAGTCCTCTCCTGCTCTGAAACCTTTCTCCTACAAGTGATAAAGTTTCTGATAGGAGTGATTTTTGGTGTGGCATCCGTCTTAATCATCGTGATATCTTATGGTTATATCCCTGCCACCATCCTGAAGATCAGCTCAGTTGAAGGCAGGGCCAAGGACTTCAACACCTGTGCTTCTCACCTGGCAGCAGTGACGTTTTTCTTTGGATCAGAACTCTTTGTCCGTATGCACCCCAGCACTGATCATTCTCTGGGCTATGACAAGATGGCATGGGCTATGACAAGATGGCTATGA